CTGGCCCATACAGCCGCTTTCGTGACGCCTCTCCAGTACAGTCCGTACAGGAAAGGGGCGAGAAATGCCCCGGCGAGCGCACCCCAGGAAATTCCCATAAGCTGGGCGATAAAGGTCGGCGGATCCAGTGCGATCACTACAGAAACCGCGATGAAGAAGACAATGAGCAGCTGCATTGTTCTGACCTGTTTCTTCTCACTCATATTTTTCATCACATTATCCTTCAGAAAATCCAGCGTCAGCGTAGAACTTGATGTAAGCACAAGAGATGCCAGCGTTGACATGGATGCGGAGAGCACGAGGACGACGACGACCCCTATGAGCACATCCGGCAGTGTGGATAACATATGCGGTACAATACTGTCAAAAACTACATTTCCGGTCTTGTCATAGATAGCGCTTCCGTCAAACAGCCGTCCAAATCCTCCGAGGAAATAACTTCCGCCGGCCACAACACAAGCAAATAAGGTAGATATTACCGTTCCGGTATTGATCGCTTTCTCGTCTTTGATAGCGTAAAATTTTCCGATCATCTGAGGGAGTCCCCACGTTCCGAGTGATGTCAGAATAACGACTCCAAGCAGATTTATAGGGTCCGGACCAAAGAACGACGTGAATGCCCCCGGCTGTCCCATCGTTACCGGCACGTCACTTGGAATTTCTGCCATCTTGCGGACAGCCTCAATAAATCCGCCCTGTCCGCTCAGGACTGCCGCAATGACCGCAGCAATGCCGATCAGCATGATGATCCCCTGGATGAAATCGTTGATGGCTGTTGCCATATAACCGCCTAGTATAACATAGATTCCGGTAAATACAGCCATGACCACGACACAGTATGTATATGGAATGTTAAACGCCATCTCAAACAATCTGGACAGACCGTTGTATATCGAAGCCGTATAAGGAACGAGAAAGATAAATACAATGGCGGACGCTGCTATCTTTAGCGCTTTACTGCTGTACCTTTCCCCGAAAAAATCAGGCATTGTCTTAGATTTCAGATGCTGGCTCATAACTTTCGTACGCCGGCCGAGCACGACCCATGCGAGAAGACTGCCGATCAGTGCATTGCCGATCCCTATCCAGGTGGAGGACAGGCCATATTTCCAGCCGAACTGCCCCGCATAACCTACGAACACAACCGCAGAAAAATAAGAAGTACCATAAGCAAACGCTGTGAGCCACGGCCCGACAGAACGCCCTCCCAACACAAATCCGTCTACACTCGTCGCATGCTTTCTCGAATAAAGCCCTACAACTACCATAACTGCAAAGAATACAATAAGCAGCGTCAACTTGATACCCATAATGTTCTCCTCTTCTCTCATTTTGTCGATTATTTCGCTTTAAACCGTTACGCTTTAAAGTATTAAAGTTTTTAAGTCTAAAGTAGAATATCATATACGAAAGCCTTTGTCAATAGGGGACAGGTTAAAATGAATTGGGGACGGGGTTTTTCTAGAAAAACCCCGTCCCCAATTCATTTTAACCTGTCCCCTATTGATATCTTCAAAAAAAGATGAAGCATTTCTACTTCATCTTTTCTACTCTGTCCTGTATCGTCTTATTGAAATTCTCAACCTTGCGGCTGTACACTTCTGTCATATATTTTGAGTTCAG
This is a stretch of genomic DNA from [Clostridium] hylemonae DSM 15053. It encodes these proteins:
- a CDS encoding sodium:solute symporter family transporter; protein product: MGIKLTLLIVFFAVMVVVGLYSRKHATSVDGFVLGGRSVGPWLTAFAYGTSYFSAVVFVGYAGQFGWKYGLSSTWIGIGNALIGSLLAWVVLGRRTKVMSQHLKSKTMPDFFGERYSSKALKIAASAIVFIFLVPYTASIYNGLSRLFEMAFNIPYTYCVVVMAVFTGIYVILGGYMATAINDFIQGIIMLIGIAAVIAAVLSGQGGFIEAVRKMAEIPSDVPVTMGQPGAFTSFFGPDPINLLGVVILTSLGTWGLPQMIGKFYAIKDEKAINTGTVISTLFACVVAGGSYFLGGFGRLFDGSAIYDKTGNVVFDSIVPHMLSTLPDVLIGVVVVLVLSASMSTLASLVLTSSSTLTLDFLKDNVMKNMSEKKQVRTMQLLIVFFIAVSVVIALDPPTFIAQLMGISWGALAGAFLAPFLYGLYWRGVTKAAVWASFAAGVGITVSNMFLHYIASPINAGAAAMIAGLVIVPVVSIVTPKLGKEHVDEIFTCYEEKVTITKKRSLEAN